The DNA window tggtagagaattccacaggttaacaactctctgagtgaagaagtttctcctcatctcagtactaaaaggcctaccccttatccaaagactgtgttccctggttctggacttttccatcatcgggaacattcttcccgcatctaacctgtccagtcccgtcagaatcttgtaagtttctgtgagattccctctcatccttctaaacttcagtgtataaaggcctagttgatccagtctctcctcatatgtcagtcccaccatcccaggaatcagtctggtgaaccttcgctgcactccctcaatagcaagaacgtccttcctcaggttagaagaccaaaattgaacacaatattccaggtgaggcctcaccaaggccctgtacaactgcagtaagacctccctgctcctatactcaaatcccctagctatgaaggccaacataccatttgctgccttcaccgcctgctgtacttgcatgccaactttcaatgactgatgaaccatgacacccaggtctcgttgcacctccccctttcctaatctgctgccattcagataatattctgcctttgtgtttttgcccccaagtggataaccttacatttatccacattatactgcatctgccatgcatttgcccactcacataacctgtccaagttaccctgcagcctctaagcatcctcctcacagctcacaccgccacccagtttagtgtcatctgcaaacttaagatagtacattcaattccttcatccaaatcattgatgtatattgtaaatagctggggtcccagcactgaaccctgcggcaccccactagtcattgtctaccattctgaaaaggacacgtttatttccactctttgcttcctgtctgccaaccagttctctatccacgtcagtacattacccccaataccatgtgccttaattttgcacaccaatctcttgtgtgggaccttgtcaaaagccttttgaaagtccaaatacaccacatcgactggttctcccttgtccactccactaattTTGtccacatcctcaaaaacttccagaagatttgtcaagcatgatttccctttcataaatccatgctgacttggaacgatcctgtcactgctttccaaatgcgctgctatttcatctttaataattgattcaaacattttccccactactgatgtcaggctaaccggtctataattacccgttttctttctccctccttttttaaacagtggtgttacattagctaccctcaagtccataggaaccgatccagagtcgatagactgttggaaaatgaccaccaatgcatccactatttctatggccacttccttaagtactctgggatgcagaccatcaggccctggggatttatcggccttcaatcccatcaatttccctaacacaatttcccgctttataaggatatccttcagttcctccttcttcctagaccctcggttcccttgtatttccggaaggttatgtgtgtcttccttcgtgaaaacagaaccaaagtatttgtttaactgatctgccatttctttgttccccattataaattcacgcgaatctgactgcaagggacttatgtatgttttcactaatctttgtctcttcacacatctatagaagcttttgcagtcagtttttaatgttccgagcaagtttcctctcatactctattttccccctcctaactaaaccctttgtcctcctctgctgtattgcaaaattctcccagtcctcaggtttgctgctttttctggccaatttatatgcctcttccttggatttaacactatccttaatttcccttgttagccacggttgagccaccttccccgttttatttttactccagacaaggatgtacaattgttgaagttcatccacgtgatctttaaatgtttgccattgcctatccaccgtcaaccctttaagtatcactcaccagtctattccagccaattcacgtctcataccatcgaagttacctttccccaagttcaggacccgagtctatgaattaactgtgtcactctccatcttaataaagaattctaccatattatggtcattatttcccaaggggcctcgcacaacaagatttgcgggatgagggacttcagttacatggatagactgaagaaCCTGGGGGTggtcttagaacagagaaggttgagagatttgataaaatcatgaggggtctggacagaatagagagaaaatattcccattggcggaagggtcgagaaccagaggacacagattcaaggtgatcggcaaaagaaccaaaggcaacacgagaaaaaacttttttttacgcagcgagtggttaggatctggaatgcacggcctgaaaggctggtggaggcagattcaatcttggctttcaaaaagtgaattggataagtaccggaaataaagcatttgcagggctacggggaaagggcagggagtgggactagctgaagtgctcttacagagagccggcacgggctcgacggtccgaaaggcctccttctctgctgtaaccattctatgatatccagaaaattaaactccagcccagttgcagggattaattacaccagcggcaacaaaccccaactgtccgagtgaacatggttcagtccgggatgtgattaacggcaacaataacagcagagtccaacccctgcagtcccctgtgaattcgctggtgtgtcagcaggtcacatgttcgagtgaatcccttcccacattcagagcagatgaacggtctctccccagtgtgaatgcgttggtgtgtcagcagggtggatgaatcagtgaatcccttcccacactcggagcaggtgaacggcttctccccagtgtgaacttgctggtgtgccagcagcTGGGATGATCGAACGAAACCCTttccacattcagagcagatgaacggtctctccccagtgtgaatgcgttggtgtgtcagcaagtTGGATAAACAAgtaaagcccttcccacactcggagcaggtgaatggcctctccccagtgtgagtgcacaGGTGTGCCcgtaggctggatgactgagtgaagcccttcccacacacgggacaggtaaatggcctctccccagtgtgaatacgctggtgtgctagcaggtgggatgaacgagtgaatctcaTCTCACacaccgagcaggtgaacggcctctccccagtgtgaactcgctggtgtgctcgcaggtgggatgaacgagtgaatcccttcccgcacacaggacagatgaatggcctctccccagtgtgaactcgctggtgtaccaacagagcggatgaccgagtgaatcccttcccacacacgaggcaggtgaacggcctctctccggtgtgactgcgtcgatgagtttccagctcagatgggtaattgaatcccttcccacaatctccacatttccacggtttctccatggtgcaggtgtccttgtgtctctccaggttggacgatcagttgaagcctcgtccacacacacaatacatgaacggtttctccccgctgtgaatagtgcgatgttttttcaggctgtgtaactggttaaagctctttccacagtcagtgcactggaacactctcactcgggtgtgtgtgtctcggtgcttttccagtcacactaatgttgaaaatcttttcccacagacagaacagacaaatgtttctccttccacattcaaaggccgatgatatacaggtgaatcgagtgactctgtcagatctcgaTATGATTGGttggagtttcccgtctgcaaatcctccttttctaatatcctgtaaaaggagtttacaaaagtcagcactggaagtgcaggatagaaatggaggacagacaatcctagtttctacggaacattctttcctctcttgttcccccaaagctgtaaattcccgtcccacacactctccctcctcctgctgctgaaatccaaagtcatcgcaccatctccatcatttctttcttccatctgctgttttctcactccctcttctctggttgagttcagttctacattcctagtgtgcagactgagaataaatgaggaatgattttctctcctggtcactgggactcTAAAGCCCCGCCCACCCTCTGCTCCTGTAGCAAGATAGCCGCGCAGGCACCCTGATCCTGTCCAAGAATTTGGCTAGTTACCCCAAGCAGTCGGGTCTATCACCGCGGGTCAAACATGGGGCCTGCGGGCTCgtattcggggcctgaggcctacaccaggtatttatgaagctgcccagcccacccaggggtcCAATTCCTCCGCTGAGCCCACAAGCTCCTACCGACTCGCAGAACGTCTCTTCCGCCTCTGACCACCTCCGCCACTGGCACTGCACCTGCTCAGAGCACAGCCCGGTCCCGCGTCTGGGCTCCTGTTGTCATTGATAGAGCACTTTACCCCTGCGCGGGGGATTCTGGCTACAGAAGTAAAcgttgcaacatttggtagtgaaatgggttgattcaggacagacagcagggattattgcaggaaataacacagtgcagtgagaaaggaaatgcaggggatgttgtgtagatggattgtcaaaaggtgtttgataaggtgccggacaggaggcttattgatcaaattaaggctcacggtattaaagggagtggggctgtgtggagaggaagttgggtaaaggccagaaaacagagagtagtggttaatggatgttcttcagactggagggatgtaaacagtggtgtccccagggtcagtgttgggaccattgctcttaatatagagaaatgatctgggctaaGGTATaaacacataagaattagaagcaggagtaggccatttgtctcctcgaccctgctctgccattcaagaccatactgattcatcaattgatccaccgctacgaaaaTCAATAATAaggataaaaccggacggaccacccggcatcaacctccGCCCCGGTTACGGACACAACAACGGCGCACCCAGCCCAGTCTttcccaccaacatctggggacctgtgccaaaattgggagagatgtcccagactagtcaagcaacagcctgacatcgtcatactcacagaatcatacctttcagccaatgtcccagactcctccatcaccatccctgggtatgtcctgtcccaccgtcaggacagacccaccaggggtggcagcacagtagtatacagtcgggagggtgtggccctgggagtcctcaacattgactccggaccccatgaagtctcgtggctcgaggtcaagcatgggcaaggaaacctcctgctgattaccacccaccgccctccctcagctgatgaatcagtactcctccatgttgaacaccacttggaagaagcactgagagtagcaaggtgcacagaatgtactctgggtgggggacttcaacgtccatcaagactggctcggcagcaccattactgaccgagtcctgaaggacatagctgccagaccgggcctgcagcaggtggtgagagaaccaacacgagggggaaAACCTACTTGCGTCCATCCCTTCGGAAAGGGCccgagagtgggagcagcggtaagcctacaaagggcgtgagtcagccgagcagcgggacttcggaaagggcccgagagtgggagcagcggtaagcctacaaagggtgtgagtcagccgagcagcgggacttcggaaagggcacagagtgggagcagcggtaagcctacaaagggcgtgagtcagccgagcagacagccgaaacagcaccaagtgacctgggagggtaagaagtaaaaagattcaaagtgtgatatcacaggaaagcagggaagtgattggttggtcagtttttctctcttttcttgggcattggtttaaattaagagctgggattaaaaatctaaactttcaaaacgtgaaaacttaattaaatccattcgagatggcagggcaggcgatgtgttactgctgctacatgtgggagctggttgaccccattgaggtccacggcgaccacatctgcagtaagtgttggctgctcgaggaacttcggctccgcgttgatgagctggagtccgagttgcagacactgcgacacatcagggagggggagacttacctggacactgtgttccaggaggctgtcacaccccttagattaattaattcaaatttggtccgtggtcagggacaggagggtgtgactatgagcgaggcagctgtggggacccaggaggtagtgatggaggagcctcagcccttgcaattgtccaacaggtacgagattcttgttccctgtttggacgagggctgggactgcagggaggatgagcaaacctgaccacagcgccgtggtacagg is part of the Pristiophorus japonicus isolate sPriJap1 unplaced genomic scaffold, sPriJap1.hap1 HAP1_SCAFFOLD_553, whole genome shotgun sequence genome and encodes:
- the LOC139254490 gene encoding zinc finger protein 239-like — its product is MDATHQRVHTGERPFTCSVCEMRFTRSSHLLAHQRIHTGERPFTCPVCGKGFTQSSSLRAHLCTHTGERPFTCSECGKGFTCLSNLLTHQRIHTGERPFICSECGKGFVRSSQLLAHQQVHTGEKPFTCSEKT